A region of Sphingobium baderi DNA encodes the following proteins:
- a CDS encoding zinc-binding dehydrogenase: MHGKAAVLVEKNRLETWDVEVRAPEPGGALVRTILGGVCGSDVHILTGEAGEMPFPIILGHEGVGEITQLGAGVSTDYAGVPVKPGDLVIWSPIALCHRCYSCTILEQTPCENSQYFEDASKPNWGSYSDYAWLPNNMPFYRLPDHAKPEAIAALGCALPTVLRGFDRCGPVRFGDSVVVQGAGPVGLSAVLVAAQAGAREVIVIDGAPARLEAAVKLGATATVSLDLSPEERKRMIYDRIGRQGPDIVIEAAGALSAFPEGVDISGIHSRYIILGLWGAIGTQPISPRDLTLKNLTVGGASFPAPKNYYQAMQFAARVQGDVPLAQLVSHRFGISQAAEALQVTKTGVATKAVIDPTIS, encoded by the coding sequence ATGCACGGTAAAGCCGCAGTGCTCGTCGAAAAAAACCGTCTCGAAACATGGGATGTGGAGGTACGCGCGCCGGAACCGGGCGGGGCGCTCGTTCGTACCATTTTGGGCGGCGTTTGCGGCAGCGACGTGCATATCCTGACAGGCGAAGCGGGAGAAATGCCATTCCCCATCATCCTGGGCCATGAGGGGGTCGGCGAAATCACCCAATTGGGGGCGGGCGTCAGCACGGATTATGCGGGCGTTCCCGTCAAGCCGGGCGATCTGGTCATTTGGTCGCCCATCGCCTTATGCCATCGTTGCTATTCCTGCACTATCCTCGAACAAACACCATGCGAAAACAGCCAGTATTTCGAAGATGCCTCCAAACCCAATTGGGGCAGCTATTCGGATTATGCCTGGCTGCCCAACAACATGCCTTTTTATCGCCTGCCCGATCATGCAAAGCCGGAAGCTATCGCGGCTCTGGGCTGCGCCCTGCCGACCGTGCTGCGCGGGTTCGACCGCTGCGGTCCCGTCCGGTTCGGCGATTCGGTGGTTGTCCAGGGGGCCGGGCCGGTAGGGCTGTCGGCCGTGCTTGTCGCCGCTCAGGCTGGTGCACGCGAAGTCATCGTCATCGATGGAGCGCCAGCCCGTCTCGAAGCGGCGGTCAAGCTGGGCGCAACCGCCACGGTTTCACTCGACCTGTCCCCGGAAGAACGCAAGCGGATGATCTATGATCGTATCGGCAGGCAAGGCCCGGATATCGTCATAGAAGCCGCCGGGGCACTGTCCGCATTTCCGGAAGGCGTGGATATCAGCGGCATACACAGCCGCTACATCATCCTGGGATTGTGGGGCGCGATCGGCACCCAGCCGATTTCGCCGCGTGATCTGACACTCAAGAATCTCACCGTGGGCGGCGCATCCTTTCCCGCGCCTAAAAACTATTATCAGGCGATGCAGTTCGCGGCGCGCGTGCAGGGCGATGTGCCGCTGGCGCAGCTTGTCAGCCACCGCTTCGGCATTAGCCAGGCCGCCGAGGCGCTTCAGGTTACGAAGACCGGGGTCGCGACCAAGGCGGTCATCGATCCTACCATCAGTTAA
- a CDS encoding TonB-dependent receptor — MSSATAAIAMPVLLAAGAFAQTAPSTEQANTAPLQAVDNADIVVTAQRREESLSKVPLSVAALSADTLQTRVVTKEQDLASLVPGLVVKNGQNQNQLSFTMRGQTLDPFSGASPAVLTYLNEVPFTGGNSASAFYDFSSVQVLKGPQGTLFGRNATGGAVLYASTKPGEDFGGYATIRVGERDLIQAQAAIDIPLVPDKILIRIAGDLQKQDGYVRNMLTGNTMGDVDTKSGRLTVVLRPTEGIENTTVFSYSKFGGTEANGQLYSYYPFGSTNTSTQTGITYDLTTTLDTLYGLGLFPGVGDGPPGPGTFPGGVAGYLAWQKAHPYQTYLSYDLPHKAHSYFLSNTTTIDLSDSLTFKNIFGYQKTFARTPGILSGSPFASLDLYNSTGAFSGPPGGEVFRNKSISEEAQVQGTTADGKLEFIVGGFYNYATKEEAIPVIVGGELATPAGEVLYHTRGTTRSRAVYGQATYDLSDAVTQGLKITAGARYTWETVGMTAYDDHAFAVGFTRQKRTLKAPSWNASLQWQFNPQNQIYFTQRGSFRAGNFNGAVVPYNDTNFFGNEYTHDFELGYKFNGIVMGRRTHFNIAAYKQIVKKAQHSLYAVVAGAPSAFTVNVPQATVKGVEVDGDIMPTDWLKLGFSGAYTDAKYTKNLVDLSVQTGTPGFIVPFDSYPDAPKWSGSLYFDLTLPVPSNVGDVHFRMDSYSQTYSYFSNNEFSITPGTRIKGYTTVAARLSWNEIMGSDVSLGVYAKNLFKEKYYQAGYVEGASGGFNTVIPGEPQTFGAELTMKF; from the coding sequence ATGTCATCTGCAACCGCAGCGATCGCTATGCCAGTCCTGCTCGCCGCGGGCGCTTTCGCGCAGACCGCACCGAGCACAGAACAGGCAAACACGGCCCCCCTTCAGGCCGTCGACAATGCGGACATCGTCGTGACCGCGCAAAGGCGCGAGGAGTCGCTGTCCAAGGTTCCGCTGTCTGTCGCGGCGCTCAGCGCGGATACGCTGCAAACGCGCGTCGTGACCAAGGAACAGGATCTTGCATCACTGGTGCCGGGCCTCGTGGTCAAGAACGGTCAGAACCAGAACCAGCTCAGCTTCACCATGCGCGGCCAGACGCTGGACCCCTTCTCAGGCGCCAGTCCCGCCGTTCTCACTTATCTCAACGAGGTGCCGTTTACCGGCGGCAATTCGGCCTCCGCCTTCTACGACTTCTCATCGGTTCAGGTTCTCAAGGGACCACAAGGCACGCTCTTCGGCCGCAATGCCACCGGGGGCGCCGTCCTGTATGCATCGACCAAGCCGGGTGAGGATTTTGGAGGATATGCGACAATCCGGGTCGGCGAGCGCGACCTGATCCAGGCGCAGGCCGCCATCGATATTCCCCTCGTTCCCGACAAGATTCTCATACGCATCGCGGGTGATCTGCAAAAACAGGACGGTTATGTCCGCAATATGCTGACCGGCAATACCATGGGCGATGTCGATACGAAATCCGGGCGCCTCACCGTCGTGCTGCGCCCAACAGAGGGAATTGAGAACACTACCGTATTTTCCTACAGCAAGTTCGGCGGCACGGAAGCCAACGGTCAGCTCTATTCCTACTATCCCTTCGGATCGACCAATACATCCACGCAAACGGGCATCACCTATGACCTGACGACGACGCTGGATACTTTATACGGCCTTGGGCTGTTCCCGGGCGTGGGCGACGGTCCTCCGGGACCGGGCACGTTCCCGGGCGGGGTTGCCGGCTATCTCGCCTGGCAGAAAGCGCATCCCTACCAGACCTATCTCAGCTATGATCTTCCCCATAAAGCGCACAGCTATTTCCTGTCGAATACGACCACGATCGACCTGAGCGACAGCCTGACCTTCAAGAATATCTTCGGCTATCAAAAGACCTTCGCCCGCACGCCGGGCATCCTCAGCGGCTCACCCTTTGCCTCGCTCGATCTCTATAACTCAACGGGTGCATTCAGCGGCCCTCCAGGTGGCGAAGTTTTCCGGAACAAGAGCATTTCGGAAGAAGCCCAGGTGCAAGGCACGACTGCGGATGGAAAGCTCGAATTCATCGTCGGCGGCTTTTATAACTATGCCACCAAGGAAGAGGCTATCCCCGTCATCGTCGGCGGCGAACTGGCGACGCCGGCGGGCGAAGTCCTCTATCATACCCGGGGCACGACCCGATCGCGCGCCGTCTATGGACAGGCAACCTATGATCTGTCCGATGCCGTCACCCAAGGGCTAAAAATCACCGCTGGGGCGCGCTATACTTGGGAAACGGTCGGCATGACGGCTTATGATGACCATGCCTTCGCAGTCGGCTTCACGCGCCAGAAGCGCACGCTCAAAGCGCCCAGCTGGAATGCCAGCCTTCAATGGCAGTTCAATCCACAGAACCAGATCTATTTCACCCAGCGCGGCAGCTTCCGTGCCGGTAACTTCAATGGCGCGGTCGTGCCCTATAACGATACCAATTTCTTCGGGAACGAATATACCCACGATTTCGAACTGGGTTATAAGTTCAACGGCATCGTCATGGGTCGGCGCACGCATTTCAATATCGCGGCCTATAAGCAGATTGTGAAGAAGGCCCAGCACTCGCTTTATGCGGTGGTCGCAGGCGCGCCATCAGCCTTCACCGTCAATGTGCCCCAGGCCACGGTCAAAGGCGTGGAGGTAGACGGTGACATCATGCCGACGGATTGGCTCAAGCTGGGCTTTTCGGGCGCTTATACCGACGCGAAATATACCAAGAACCTCGTCGATCTGTCGGTCCAGACCGGTACGCCCGGTTTCATCGTGCCGTTCGATTCCTACCCCGATGCGCCGAAATGGTCCGGATCGCTTTATTTCGACCTGACGCTACCGGTGCCATCGAATGTGGGCGACGTGCATTTCCGGATGGACAGCTATTCCCAGACCTATTCCTATTTTTCGAACAACGAATTCTCGATCACGCCCGGAACCCGGATCAAGGGTTACACGACGGTCGCGGCTCGGCTGAGCTGGAATGAAATCATGGGCAGCGACGTATCGCTGGGCGTTTATGCCAAGAACCTGTTCAAGGAAAAATATTATCAGGCCGGTTATGTCGAAGGAGCGTCGGGCGGTTTCAACACGGTCATCCCCGGCGAACCGCAGACGTTCGGCGCAGAACTTACGATGAAATTCTGA
- a CDS encoding helix-turn-helix domain-containing protein → MAGGAKKSRRGHEPRHIRLYHSVTGCAAWRDLSGNAIKVLVALLRFDKGGDNGELFMSVRIAAEETGLSENTAWKALRELEDHGFIAATERGHFKRKHRPATQWRVTWQAANGKAPTRDFEKWEPSGNKTRSQNLRSTVAKIETGEETFPATVAKIGTASTETSHFSAPAPVSNIATQVVSHGQGANHAHAGTGNMDGPSQHVPPPKGGDGQSATVIRDKLKSLLRTCPAGTQSRLAEAAKIPGGTLSKFINEGKALSVPQSVRLHLKLAELEKSAGASRAA, encoded by the coding sequence ATGGCGGGCGGCGCCAAGAAGTCTAGGCGGGGCCATGAGCCTCGCCACATTCGGCTCTATCACTCTGTGACGGGCTGCGCGGCTTGGCGCGATCTTTCCGGCAATGCGATCAAGGTTCTGGTCGCGCTGCTGCGCTTCGACAAGGGCGGCGACAATGGCGAATTGTTCATGTCCGTCCGCATCGCAGCGGAGGAAACAGGGCTGTCGGAAAACACGGCTTGGAAGGCCCTGCGCGAGCTGGAGGATCACGGCTTCATCGCCGCTACCGAGCGCGGACACTTCAAGCGGAAGCATCGCCCGGCAACGCAATGGCGCGTCACTTGGCAGGCTGCGAACGGCAAGGCTCCGACCCGTGATTTTGAGAAATGGGAGCCGAGCGGAAACAAAACACGGTCGCAAAATTTGAGGTCCACGGTCGCAAAAATTGAGACAGGCGAGGAAACGTTTCCAGCCACGGTCGCAAAAATTGGGACCGCATCAACGGAAACGAGCCATTTTTCAGCCCCCGCCCCTGTCTCAAATATTGCTACACAAGTAGTTAGCCATGGGCAGGGAGCTAATCATGCTCATGCTGGCACTGGAAACATGGATGGGCCATCGCAGCACGTGCCCCCCCCCAAAGGGGGCGACGGGCAGAGCGCAACGGTCATTCGGGACAAGCTGAAAAGCCTGCTGCGGACATGCCCTGCGGGAACGCAGTCACGGCTTGCCGAGGCTGCCAAGATACCGGGCGGCACCCTCTCCAAATTCATCAACGAGGGCAAGGCGCTGTCGGTCCCGCAAAGCGTGCGGCTGCATCTCAAACTGGCGGAACTGGAAAAATCGGCGGGCGCATCGCGTGCCGCGTGA
- a CDS encoding tyrosine-type recombinase/integrase codes for MTSIRKRSWLAPDGTEKTAWLVDYRDQGGKRRAKSFARKKDAETWLTQAAWEVSKGVHTADSQSVTVKAAAKLWIDKAEGEGRERGTVQQYRQLADLHILPLIGGERLTRLTRPSVEAFRDELVKTRSKAMAGKAIRALSSILTEAQRRGLVAQNVAKEVRVIRSAREKGKVEIPAKAELKALIDHAPDDLKPMVMTAIFTGLRASELRGLRWADIDLKAAVVTVAQRADRFGEIGRPKSEAGHRTIPIPPALVAELRAWKLRCPKGEFGLAFPNSRGGVQQYSHMLRRKFFPLQIAAGVCDPVMEKGEPKLDANGRPVMEPRYGFHSLRHAAASAWIKQRIDLKRLKVWMGHSSIQITIDTYGHLMADASGDAALIAAAQADLLS; via the coding sequence ATGACCAGCATCCGCAAGCGTAGCTGGCTCGCGCCTGACGGCACCGAAAAGACGGCATGGCTGGTCGATTATCGCGACCAGGGCGGAAAGCGCCGCGCCAAGTCCTTCGCCCGCAAAAAGGATGCTGAGACATGGCTGACGCAAGCCGCTTGGGAAGTGTCCAAGGGCGTCCATACCGCCGATAGCCAATCGGTCACGGTGAAGGCCGCTGCTAAGCTCTGGATCGACAAGGCCGAAGGGGAGGGGAGGGAGCGGGGGACCGTCCAGCAGTATCGCCAGCTTGCCGACCTCCATATCCTGCCGCTGATCGGTGGCGAGCGGCTAACGCGCCTGACACGCCCGTCTGTGGAGGCGTTCAGGGACGAACTGGTAAAGACGCGATCGAAGGCGATGGCTGGCAAGGCCATTCGCGCCCTATCCAGCATCCTGACGGAAGCGCAGCGGCGTGGCCTGGTGGCGCAGAATGTCGCCAAAGAGGTGCGGGTTATTCGGTCGGCGCGTGAAAAGGGAAAGGTCGAGATTCCTGCAAAAGCCGAATTGAAGGCGCTTATCGATCACGCGCCCGACGATCTAAAGCCCATGGTCATGACGGCGATCTTCACGGGCTTGCGCGCCTCCGAATTGCGCGGGCTGCGATGGGCCGACATTGACCTGAAGGCCGCCGTTGTCACGGTGGCGCAGAGGGCCGACAGGTTTGGAGAAATAGGGCGGCCCAAATCCGAAGCGGGGCACCGGACTATCCCCATACCGCCCGCGCTCGTTGCTGAATTGCGCGCCTGGAAACTGCGCTGTCCGAAAGGCGAGTTTGGGCTGGCGTTCCCCAACAGCCGGGGAGGGGTGCAGCAGTATAGCCATATGCTCCGCCGCAAATTCTTCCCGCTCCAGATCGCGGCGGGGGTCTGCGATCCAGTGATGGAGAAGGGGGAACCCAAGCTCGACGCGAACGGCAGGCCGGTCATGGAGCCGCGCTATGGGTTCCACAGCTTGCGCCACGCCGCTGCGAGCGCCTGGATAAAACAGCGGATCGACTTGAAACGCCTCAAGGTCTGGATGGGGCATTCCTCGATCCAGATCACAATCGACACATATGGGCACCTCATGGCGGATGCCTCCGGGGACGCCGCGTTGATTGCCGCAGCGCAGGCCGATCTACTTTCCTAG
- a CDS encoding phage major capsid protein, which translates to MKTNDLIEQRAGIVARMNSAHEADDNTAFEAAETELRGLDAKLERQRKIDAADRTEPGTPLNGNSTPEFRGYSLARRIAHQLDPSIDAGKEIEIEQELARRSEKAAKGIRVPLEYFETRATQTTSNSAGIVAESFRPDLFTSALTASTALQALGATVLTGLTGNVVIPRETGSPAVGWVSEDQALPTGNASFDNVTLSPHHVGAITELSRQLIMQASPAADAILRQMLSRNIALEIDRAAINGSGTGAEPRGLLNDPDVDSVPFTTDLFITTADMIAAADLANVASNRGFLATNGVKATAMKLRTVDGLPIPYSATFHDEPVQFSNQAPSNLGVADDEHALIYGDWRDFLVGIWSQLDILVNPFAETAYSKGNILIRAMATVDFGVRRPASFVKASGVTVA; encoded by the coding sequence GTGAAAACCAATGATTTGATCGAACAGCGGGCGGGGATCGTCGCTCGCATGAACAGCGCCCATGAGGCGGACGACAACACGGCTTTCGAAGCGGCAGAAACCGAACTTCGCGGCTTGGACGCCAAGCTGGAGCGCCAGCGCAAGATCGACGCTGCCGACCGCACAGAACCCGGCACCCCGCTCAATGGCAACTCGACCCCTGAGTTTCGCGGTTACTCGCTGGCCCGTCGCATCGCTCACCAGCTCGACCCGTCGATTGACGCGGGCAAGGAAATCGAGATTGAGCAGGAGCTGGCCCGCCGCTCTGAAAAGGCTGCAAAGGGCATCCGCGTGCCGCTGGAATATTTCGAAACGCGCGCCACGCAGACGACCAGCAACAGCGCGGGCATCGTCGCTGAGAGCTTCCGGCCTGACCTGTTCACGTCTGCCCTGACGGCTTCGACTGCGTTGCAGGCGCTTGGCGCGACCGTGCTGACCGGCCTGACCGGCAATGTCGTCATCCCCCGCGAAACCGGCTCGCCTGCTGTCGGCTGGGTATCGGAGGACCAGGCGCTGCCGACCGGCAATGCCAGCTTCGACAATGTGACGCTTTCGCCGCATCATGTCGGAGCCATCACCGAGCTTTCGCGCCAGCTTATCATGCAGGCCAGCCCTGCGGCTGACGCCATCCTGCGCCAGATGCTTTCGCGCAATATCGCGCTGGAGATCGACCGGGCGGCTATCAACGGCAGCGGAACCGGCGCGGAGCCGCGTGGCCTGCTGAATGATCCCGATGTGGACAGCGTGCCTTTCACGACCGATCTGTTCATCACCACCGCCGATATGATCGCTGCGGCCGACCTGGCGAACGTCGCCAGCAATCGCGGCTTCCTCGCCACCAATGGCGTGAAGGCGACCGCGATGAAGCTGCGGACGGTGGACGGCCTGCCGATCCCTTACAGCGCCACCTTCCATGACGAGCCAGTGCAGTTCAGCAATCAGGCACCGTCCAACCTTGGCGTGGCCGATGACGAGCACGCGCTGATCTATGGCGACTGGCGCGACTTCCTCGTCGGCATCTGGTCGCAGCTTGACATTCTCGTCAATCCCTTCGCGGAGACGGCCTATAGCAAAGGCAATATTCTCATCCGCGCCATGGCGACGGTGGACTTTGGCGTGCGGCGTCCTGCGTCGTTCGTGAAGGCTTCCGGCGTGACGGTGGCCTGA
- a CDS encoding terminase large subunit: protein MGARGPGASRMKKAAEAALEQGPHPWDAENLTRAEKVIAFIESMPITKGYGAGENVKLLPFQKNWLEAVYATDEAGNREVRTGLMSVARGQGKTVLAALLCLAHLAGPEAEMRGECYSAGATKDQSGLIFAEMEAVIFAVPWLAARLNVQRFHKRIEDMETGSIYRALASDGASVHGLASSFIVCDELAQWKKRELFDVLRTSMGKRREPLLLAIGTQSPSPINIMSELVDYAARVNSGEIDDPSFHGALYAVPEDADPYDPASWPLANPALGVFVSEEQIAREAERARRMPTFEPAFLNLHCNMRVDAEPKAINPAEWEACGEAVDPAMLKGRPCYAGLDLASVRDLAALVLYFPDDGGAVLPFFWCPKAGITMKEEIDHVPYRTWAHQGHIEPTPGAAIDKAFIVRRLAQIAADYDLRGIAYDRMFMKDLQVLLDHEGIALPLVEWGQGFVSMGPAVNAFETALLAGDLRHGMHPVLRWNASNLILDTDAAGNRKPNKSRSIDRIDGMAALIMACGLAATDEGPNVYRGEGAFWL, encoded by the coding sequence ATGGGCGCTAGGGGTCCGGGCGCATCGCGCATGAAGAAGGCTGCTGAGGCGGCGCTGGAGCAAGGTCCGCACCCTTGGGATGCCGAGAACCTGACCCGCGCGGAAAAGGTCATCGCCTTTATCGAATCCATGCCCATCACCAAGGGCTATGGCGCTGGCGAGAACGTCAAGCTGCTCCCGTTTCAAAAGAACTGGCTGGAGGCGGTCTATGCGACCGATGAGGCAGGAAACCGCGAGGTCCGCACTGGACTCATGAGCGTGGCGCGTGGGCAGGGAAAGACGGTTCTCGCTGCCCTGCTATGCCTTGCGCACCTGGCTGGTCCGGAAGCTGAAATGCGCGGGGAATGTTATTCTGCTGGTGCCACGAAAGATCAGTCGGGTTTGATCTTCGCGGAAATGGAAGCGGTCATCTTTGCGGTGCCTTGGCTGGCTGCGCGGTTGAACGTGCAGCGGTTCCACAAGCGGATCGAGGATATGGAAACCGGGTCCATCTATCGGGCCTTGGCAAGCGATGGCGCATCCGTTCACGGCCTCGCCTCCAGCTTCATTGTCTGCGATGAACTGGCGCAATGGAAAAAGCGGGAGCTGTTCGACGTGTTGCGGACCAGTATGGGCAAGCGGAGAGAGCCGTTGCTGCTGGCGATCGGCACGCAGTCCCCCAGCCCGATCAACATCATGAGCGAGCTGGTGGACTATGCCGCACGGGTCAATTCAGGCGAGATAGACGATCCTTCCTTTCATGGCGCGCTCTATGCCGTGCCAGAGGATGCCGATCCCTACGACCCGGCAAGTTGGCCGCTGGCGAACCCGGCGCTGGGGGTATTCGTGTCTGAGGAACAGATTGCGCGCGAAGCCGAGCGGGCGCGACGGATGCCGACCTTTGAACCGGCTTTCCTGAATCTTCATTGCAACATGCGCGTCGATGCCGAGCCGAAAGCAATCAACCCGGCTGAATGGGAAGCCTGCGGCGAAGCGGTGGACCCGGCCATGCTGAAAGGCCGTCCCTGCTATGCAGGCCTTGACCTTGCCAGCGTGCGCGATCTGGCGGCGTTGGTTCTATACTTCCCTGATGATGGCGGCGCGGTCCTACCGTTCTTCTGGTGCCCCAAGGCAGGCATCACCATGAAGGAGGAAATCGACCATGTGCCCTACCGGACGTGGGCGCACCAAGGGCACATTGAACCGACCCCCGGCGCGGCTATCGACAAGGCTTTCATCGTCCGCCGCCTGGCACAGATTGCAGCCGACTATGACCTTCGCGGCATCGCTTATGACCGCATGTTCATGAAGGATCTGCAAGTGCTGCTCGACCATGAGGGCATCGCCCTGCCGCTGGTCGAATGGGGGCAGGGCTTTGTCAGCATGGGGCCTGCGGTCAATGCGTTTGAGACGGCGCTGCTGGCTGGCGATCTGCGTCACGGGATGCACCCGGTCCTTCGCTGGAACGCCTCTAACCTCATTCTCGACACGGACGCGGCCGGAAACCGCAAGCCGAACAAATCTCGCTCCATCGACCGCATCGACGGCATGGCGGCGCTGATTATGGCCTGCGGACTTGCGGCGACCGATGAGGGGCCGAACGTCTATCGTGGCGAGGGAGCCTTTTGGCTCTAG
- a CDS encoding HNH endonuclease signature motif containing protein, producing the protein MCRGCADMGRLTVANTVDHVQAISDGGPAFPGHDGLRSYCPACHSAKTARGTEAGAIRSTKPRRGCNPDGTPLDPAHPWAGKSLRADGIRPARNPNIELVAKGNRNGR; encoded by the coding sequence ATGTGCAGGGGCTGCGCGGATATGGGCAGGCTCACCGTCGCCAACACCGTGGACCATGTGCAGGCGATCAGCGACGGCGGACCAGCCTTCCCCGGTCATGATGGGCTGAGATCATACTGCCCTGCCTGTCACTCCGCAAAAACCGCACGAGGCACAGAGGCGGGCGCGATCAGGTCGACCAAACCCCGACGCGGCTGCAACCCGGACGGCACGCCGCTCGACCCGGCGCATCCATGGGCTGGAAAATCGCTCAGGGCTGACGGGATAAGACCGGCGCGGAACCCAAATATAGAGTTAGTTGCAAAAGGAAACCGAAATGGGCGCTAG
- a CDS encoding enoyl-CoA hydratase-related protein translates to MALIEYRRRGHTAEVRLNRPSSLNAINDEMDLALADAWERIDGDPDIRVAILTGAGEKAFCAGGDMSDPPTGHNGLSFGGGMTGIGGRLKPLRKPLICGVHGYVLGLGFELALCADILIASDDAHFCLPEAHVGVIDHCGVVHRAIRQLPHHIALAMIIASEPLDAIAAARYGLVNQCVARADLSHALSEWENKVLACSPLVSQAGKQAALDGLEHSLPTALTRRYPLIESYAQTRDRNEAVQAWDEKRAPRWDGR, encoded by the coding sequence ATGGCATTGATCGAATATCGCCGCCGCGGCCATACGGCCGAAGTCAGGCTTAACAGGCCGTCGTCACTCAATGCCATCAATGACGAGATGGATCTCGCTCTTGCCGATGCCTGGGAACGGATCGATGGCGACCCTGATATCCGGGTCGCCATTCTGACCGGTGCTGGCGAAAAAGCATTTTGCGCGGGCGGTGACATGTCTGACCCGCCCACCGGGCACAATGGCCTCTCCTTCGGGGGAGGGATGACAGGCATAGGCGGACGCCTGAAACCTCTTCGAAAGCCGCTGATCTGCGGGGTGCATGGTTATGTCCTTGGACTGGGTTTCGAATTGGCCCTGTGCGCGGACATACTGATCGCGAGCGATGATGCCCATTTTTGCCTGCCGGAGGCGCATGTGGGCGTAATCGACCATTGCGGGGTGGTTCACCGTGCTATTCGGCAATTGCCCCATCATATCGCCCTGGCCATGATTATCGCCAGCGAACCGCTCGATGCCATCGCCGCGGCGCGTTATGGGCTGGTCAATCAATGTGTTGCGCGCGCGGATTTATCCCATGCCCTTTCGGAGTGGGAAAATAAGGTTCTTGCCTGTTCGCCATTGGTATCCCAGGCGGGAAAGCAGGCCGCCCTCGATGGACTGGAGCACAGCCTGCCTACGGCATTGACGCGAAGATATCCGCTTATCGAATCCTACGCGCAAACACGCGACAGGAACGAGGCCGTCCAGGCATGGGATGAGAAACGTGCGCCGCGCTGGGACGGTCGCTAA
- a CDS encoding SDR family NAD(P)-dependent oxidoreductase: MGRLNGKVAIITGAARGMGASHARIFAREGARMVLTDLNAEGGEALARELGEAAIFVEHDVTKPDAWDHVVAKALDAFGTIDILINNAGILGPMAPTVELTEEGYDLVCAINQHSVFYGMKAVLPTMVKAANGSIVNISSIAGMAANYGFPSLAYVASKFAVRGMTKATAMEYGKYNIRVNSVHPGFIQTPMMVEATDEVGGEALAQIPLGRIADPVEVSNLVLFLASDESSYITGSEHLVDAGMLAH, from the coding sequence ATGGGACGCCTCAATGGAAAGGTCGCCATTATCACGGGCGCCGCCCGCGGCATGGGGGCTTCTCACGCCCGCATTTTCGCGCGCGAGGGGGCCAGGATGGTTCTCACCGATCTGAATGCCGAAGGTGGCGAGGCGCTTGCCAGGGAACTGGGTGAAGCGGCGATATTTGTGGAACATGATGTGACCAAGCCCGATGCCTGGGATCATGTGGTCGCCAAAGCGCTGGATGCATTCGGAACCATCGACATCCTCATAAATAACGCTGGCATCCTGGGGCCTATGGCGCCGACCGTCGAACTAACCGAAGAAGGTTATGATCTGGTCTGCGCGATCAACCAACATTCGGTATTCTACGGCATGAAGGCCGTTCTTCCAACGATGGTCAAAGCTGCGAATGGCTCCATCGTGAACATCTCTTCCATTGCGGGCATGGCGGCGAATTACGGCTTTCCCAGCCTTGCCTATGTGGCCAGCAAATTCGCGGTTCGCGGCATGACCAAGGCCACCGCCATGGAATATGGAAAATATAATATTCGGGTCAATTCGGTCCATCCCGGCTTCATCCAAACCCCCATGATGGTGGAGGCAACCGACGAAGTCGGCGGTGAGGCTCTCGCCCAGATCCCATTGGGACGTATCGCCGATCCTGTCGAGGTGTCCAATCTGGTCCTGTTCCTTGCATCCGATGAATCATCCTACATCACCGGATCGGAGCATCTGGTCGACGCGGGCATGCTGGCCCATTGA
- a CDS encoding helix-turn-helix domain-containing protein, with the protein MLSNDLIVGAKAAAAFSGLSERQVYHMAEAGTLPCFKRGKRLFFRKSELEAAFRSEAVNG; encoded by the coding sequence ATGCTGTCTAATGATCTGATCGTCGGGGCGAAAGCTGCGGCGGCCTTCTCGGGGCTGTCTGAAAGGCAGGTCTATCATATGGCCGAAGCGGGCACGCTACCCTGCTTCAAGCGCGGAAAACGCCTGTTTTTTAGAAAATCTGAGCTGGAAGCCGCTTTCCGTTCGGAGGCGGTCAATGGCTGA